A region from the Acidimicrobiales bacterium genome encodes:
- a CDS encoding DEAD/DEAH box helicase has product MPPTFAQLGVPEPISRSLAAHGITEPFAIQAATIADALAGRDVCGRAPTGSGKTLAFGIPLVASVDRAEPRRPRGLVLAPTRELAEQICSELRTFAGRVRIAVVYGGVGYGPQLKALREGVDVLVACPGRLEDLLEQGQLRLADVDRVVIDEADRLADMGFMPAVRRILDQTATVRQTVLFSATLDNDVAKLTRDYQVDPIRHEVGEETPDITAATHLFWTVDRSERVSLTAEAVGAAWPAIIFCRTRHGADRLAKQLARTEIRAAAIHGGRSQNQRTRALADFTNGKVHALVATDVAARGIHVDGVASVLHYDPPEDHKAYVHRSGRTARAGRDGVVISLVQPDQKKGVRRLQRDVGIDEPVRTPNLDTVRELSPPRVSAPAPRPSSPEENRSRRNGDTQTNRTGNGRPRQPANRRRNRSHNGQRGGPSAGNGRPAGSARRSDGGKPRNGQQGGNRQKNARGTGTGRPGAAGGNRRSNRNRRSNG; this is encoded by the coding sequence ATGCCCCCCACCTTCGCCCAGTTGGGTGTACCCGAACCGATCAGCCGCTCCCTAGCGGCCCACGGAATCACTGAACCGTTCGCAATCCAGGCGGCGACCATCGCCGACGCCCTGGCCGGTCGCGATGTCTGCGGCCGGGCTCCCACGGGCTCCGGCAAGACCCTGGCTTTCGGCATTCCCCTGGTGGCCTCTGTGGACCGTGCCGAACCCCGCCGCCCCCGCGGCCTGGTCCTGGCCCCGACTCGTGAGTTGGCTGAACAGATCTGCTCTGAGCTACGGACCTTTGCCGGCCGGGTACGGATCGCCGTTGTGTACGGCGGTGTCGGCTATGGCCCGCAGTTGAAGGCGCTCCGCGAGGGTGTTGACGTTCTGGTGGCCTGCCCGGGCCGCCTGGAGGACTTGCTCGAACAGGGACAACTCCGCCTGGCCGACGTCGACCGGGTCGTCATAGACGAAGCCGACCGCCTGGCCGACATGGGCTTCATGCCCGCCGTGCGCCGGATCCTCGACCAGACGGCCACTGTGCGCCAGACGGTGCTCTTCTCCGCCACGCTGGACAACGACGTGGCCAAGTTGACCCGCGACTACCAAGTCGATCCGATCCGACACGAGGTCGGAGAGGAGACGCCGGACATCACGGCGGCCACTCACCTCTTCTGGACCGTGGATCGTAGCGAGCGGGTCAGCCTCACCGCCGAAGCAGTCGGGGCCGCATGGCCAGCCATTATCTTCTGTCGGACCCGCCACGGAGCCGACCGGCTGGCCAAGCAGCTGGCTCGGACCGAGATCCGTGCCGCCGCCATCCACGGGGGCCGCAGCCAGAACCAGCGGACCCGGGCCCTGGCCGACTTCACAAACGGAAAAGTGCATGCCCTGGTAGCCACCGATGTAGCCGCCCGCGGTATCCACGTGGACGGTGTGGCCTCGGTACTGCACTACGACCCGCCGGAAGACCATAAGGCCTACGTCCACCGGTCCGGCCGTACAGCCCGTGCCGGACGCGATGGCGTGGTCATATCACTAGTCCAGCCCGACCAGAAGAAAGGGGTCCGGCGCCTCCAGCGTGACGTAGGGATCGACGAGCCGGTCCGAACCCCCAACCTGGACACGGTTCGGGAACTGTCGCCTCCCCGGGTTTCTGCACCGGCCCCACGGCCATCTTCCCCGGAGGAAAACCGCAGTCGTCGGAACGGCGACACCCAGACAAACCGGACCGGCAACGGCCGCCCGCGCCAGCCGGCAAACCGCCGCCGCAACCGCTCCCACAATGGACAACGCGGTGGCCCCTCCGCCGGTAATGGTCGGCCCGCAGGCTCGGCTCGTCGTTCGGATGGAGGTAAGCCACGCAATGGACAACAAGGTGGGAACCGTCAAAAGAACGCTCGCGGAACCGGCACGGGGCGACCAGGGGCGGCAGGCGGGAATCGCCGCTCCAATCGAAACCGGCGGTCGAACGGCTGA
- a CDS encoding DMT family transporter — translation MPPVLTRQQGSLVVLFCGLMFSFGPLAFRALREADAWQFLFHRSWATAVVSAAIIVAAGRNPLRSVVEAGLRQVAAGLVVAGLFTLFIVALSRASAAFVLLMQSTSPFYAALFGRIFLKEPVGRDTLMAMVVAAVGVVVMVGGNVGSGDALGTLLSAILPIALGGYAVLIRSSPIRDPGVPMLVGGTAGAVAAAAVSSFGPGVVVPAYDVLMGVIAGGLLIGVFAPVWNYAHRFVPPADVSLLLISEIVMAPVWLWIWRDETPSTETLVGGAISLAAVLWLTFRMARDGKPALSARGRGLHVGSVPGYRRYRPSSGQDV, via the coding sequence ATGCCCCCCGTGCTCACCCGTCAGCAGGGCTCCCTCGTCGTCCTCTTCTGCGGCCTCATGTTCTCGTTTGGACCCCTTGCCTTTCGAGCGCTCCGCGAAGCTGACGCCTGGCAGTTCCTGTTCCACCGCAGTTGGGCGACTGCCGTCGTTTCGGCGGCCATCATCGTGGCGGCCGGCCGAAACCCGCTCCGCTCGGTAGTCGAGGCCGGGCTACGCCAGGTGGCGGCCGGGCTAGTGGTGGCTGGGCTGTTCACCCTGTTCATCGTGGCGCTGAGCCGGGCCTCGGCGGCCTTCGTGCTCCTCATGCAGTCCACCAGCCCGTTCTACGCCGCCCTATTCGGGCGCATCTTTCTGAAGGAACCGGTCGGTAGGGACACCCTGATGGCCATGGTGGTTGCCGCGGTTGGCGTGGTTGTGATGGTCGGCGGCAATGTGGGCTCCGGCGACGCCCTGGGAACCCTTCTGTCCGCGATCCTGCCCATCGCCCTCGGGGGGTACGCCGTCCTTATCAGGAGTTCGCCGATCCGAGACCCGGGGGTGCCGATGCTGGTAGGTGGAACGGCGGGGGCAGTTGCGGCAGCCGCCGTCTCGTCGTTCGGGCCAGGGGTTGTCGTACCGGCCTACGACGTGCTCATGGGGGTCATTGCGGGTGGCCTGCTGATCGGCGTATTCGCGCCAGTCTGGAATTACGCCCATCGGTTCGTACCACCAGCCGACGTGAGTCTGCTGCTGATCTCCGAGATCGTGATGGCTCCAGTGTGGCTGTGGATCTGGAGAGACGAGACGCCTTCGACGGAGACGCTGGTCGGCGGGGCGATCAGCCTGGCTGCCGTGCTGTGGTTGACCTTCCGGATGGCCCGGGACGGAAAACCTGCGCTGTCTGCAAGAGGGCGCGGCCTGCACGTC